Below is a window of Camelina sativa cultivar DH55 chromosome 11, Cs, whole genome shotgun sequence DNA.
GCCGTATGATGGTGTTGATGGCTTCGTTTGTACGGTCTAAAAGGGTCTTCAGGTCCATATACTCAGCCTAACATAAAANNNNNNNNNNNNNNNNNNNNNNNNNNNNNNNNNNNNNNNNNNNNNNNNNNNNNNNNNNNNNNNNNNNNNNNNNNNNNNNNNNNNNNNNNNNNNNNNNNNNNNNNNNNNNNNNNNNNNNNNNNNNNNNNNNNNNNNNNNNNNNNNNNNNNNNNNNNNNNNNNNNNNNNNNNNNNNNNNNNNNNNNNNNNNNNNNNNNNNNNNNNNNNNNNNNNNNNNNNNNNNNNNNNNNNNNNNNNNNNNNNNNNNNNNNNNNNNNNNNNNNNNNNNNNNNNNNNNNNNNNNNNNNNNNNNNNNNNNNNNNNNNNNNNNNNNNNNNNNNNNNNNNNNNNNNNNNNNNNNNNNNNNNNNNNNNNNNNNNNNNNNNNNNNNNNNNNNNNNNNNNNNNNNNNNNNNNNNNNNNNNNNNNNNNNNNNNNNNNNNNNNNNNNNNNNNNNNNNNNNNNNNNNNNNNNNNNNNNNNNNNNNNNNNNNNNNNNNNNNNNNNNNNNNNNNNNNNNNNNNNNNNNNNNNNNNNNNNNNNNNNNNNNNNNNNNNNNNNNNNNNNNNNNNNNNNNNNNNNNNNNNNNNNNNNNNNNNNNNNNNNNNNNNNNNNNNNNNNNNNNNNNNNNNNNNNNNNNNNNNNNNNNNNNNNNNNNNNNNNNNNNNNNNNNNNNNNNNNNNNNNNNNNNNNNNNNNNNNNNNNNNNNNNNNNNNNNNNNNNNNNNNNNNNNNNNNNNNNNNNNNNNNNNNNNNNNNNNNNNNNNNNNNNNNNNNNNNNNNNNNNNNNNNNNNNNNNNNNNNNNNNNNNNNNNNNNNNNNNNNNNNNNNNNNNNNNNNNNNNNNNNNNNNNNNNNNNNNNNNNNNNNNNNNNNNNNNNNNNNNNNNNNNNNNNNNNNNNNNNNNNNNNNNNNNNNNNNNNNNNNNNNNNNNNNNNNNNNNNNNNNNNNNNNNNNNNNNNNNNNNNNNNNNNNNNNNNNNNNNNNNNNNNNNNNNNNNNNNNNNNNNNNNNNNNNNNNNNNNNNNNNNNNNNNNNNNNNNNNNNNNNNNNNNNNNNNNNNNNNNNNNNNNNNNNNNNNNNNNNNNNNNNNNNNNNNNNNNNNNNNNNNNNNNNNNNNNNNNNNNNNNNNNNNNNNNNNNNNNNNNNNNNNNNNNNNNNNNNNNNNNNNNNNNNNNNNNNNNNNNNNNNNNNNNNNNNNNNNNNNNNNNNNNNNNNNNNNNNNNNNNNNNNNNNNNNNNNNNNNNNNNNNNNNNNNNNNNNNNNNNNNNNNNNNNNNNNNNNNNNNNNNNNNNNNNNNNNNNNNNNNNNNNNNNNNNNNNNNNNNNNNNNNNNNNNNNNNNNNNNNNNNNNNNNNNNNNNNNNNNNNNNNNNNNNNNNNNNNNNNNNNNNNNNNNNNNNNNNNNNNNNNNNNNNNNNNNNNNNNNNNNNNNNNNNNNNNNNNNNNNNNNNNNNNNNNNNNNNNNNNNNNNNNNNNNNNNNNNNNNNNNNNNNNNNNNNNNNNNNNNNNNNNNNNNNNNNNNNNNNNNNNNNNNNNNNNNNNNNNNNNNNNNNNNNNNNNNNNNNNNNNNNNNNNNNNNNNNNNNNNNNNNNNNNNNNNNNNNNNNNNNNNNNNNNNNNNNNNNNNNNNNNNNNNNNNNNNNNNNNNNNNNNNNNNNNNNNNNNNNNNNNNNNNNNNNNNNNNNNNNNNNNNNNNNNNNNNNNNNNNNNNNNNNNNNNNNNNNNNNNNNNNNNNNNNNNNNNNNNNNNNNNNNNNNNNNNNNNNNNNNNNNNNNNNNNNNNNNNNNNNNNNNNNNNNNNNNNNNNNNNNNNNNNNNNNNNNNNNNNNNNNNNNNNNNNNNNNNNNNNNNNNNNNNNNNNNNNNNNNNNNNNNNNNNNNNNNNNNNNNNNNNNNNNNNNNNNNNNNNNNNNNNNNNNNNNNNNNNNNNNNNNNNNNNNNNNNNNNNNNNNNNNNNNNNNNNNNNNNNNNNNNNNNNNNNNNNNNNNNNNNNNNNNNNNNNNNNNNNNNNNNNNNNNNNNNNNNNNNNNNNNNNNNNNNNNNNNNNNNNNNNNNNNNNNNNNNNNNNNNNNNNNNNNNNNNNNNNNNNNNNNNNNNNNNNNNNNNNNNNNNNNNNNNNNNNNNNNNNNNNNNNNNNNNNNNNNNNNNNNNNNNNNNNNNNNNNNNNNNNNNNNNNNNNNNNNNNNNNNNNNNNNNNNNNNNNNNNNNNNNNNNNNNNNNNNNNNNNNNNNNNNNNNNNNNNNNNNNNNNNNNNNNNNNNNNNNNNNNNNNNNNNNNNNNNNNNNNNNNNNNNNNNNNNNNNNNNNNNNNNNNNNNNNNNNNNNNNNNNNNNNNNNNNNNNNNNNNNNNNNNNNNNNNNNNNNNNNNNNNNNNNNNNNNNNNNNNNNNNNNNNNNNNNNNNNNNNNNNNNNNNNNNNNNNNNNNNNNNNNNNNNNNNNNNNNNNNNNNNNNNNNNNNNNNNNNNNNNNNNNNNNNNNNNNNNNNNNNNNNNNNNNNNNNNNNNNNNNNNNNNNNNNNNNNNNNNNNNNNNNNNNNNNNNNNNNNNNNNNNNNNNNNNNNNNNNNNNNNNNNNNNNNNNNNNNNNNNNNNNNNNNNNNNNNNNNNNNNNNNNNNNNNNNNNNNNNNNNNNNNNNNNNNNNNNNNNNNNNNNNNNNNNNNNNNNNNNNNNNNNNNNNNNNNNNNNNNNNNNNNNNNNNNNNNNNNNNNNNNNNNNNNNNNNNNNNNNNNNNNNNNNNNNNNNNNNNNNNNNNNNNNNNNNNNNNNNNNNNNNNNNNNNNNNNNNNNNNNNNNNNNNNNNNNNNNNNNNNNNNNNNNNNNNNNNNNNNNNNNNNNNNNNNNNNNNNNNNNNNNNNNNNNNNNNNNNNNNNNNNNNNNNNNNNNNNNNNNNNNNNNNNNNNNNNNNNNNNNNNNNNNNNNNNNNNNNNNNNNNNNNNNNNNNNNNNNNNNNNNNNNNNNNNNNNNNNNNNNNNNNNNNNNNNNNNNNNNNNNNNNNNNNNNNNNNNNNNNNNNNNNNNNNNNNNNNNNNNNNNNNNNNNNNNNNNNNNNNNNNNNNNNNNNNNNNNNNNNNNNNNNNNNNNNNNNNNNNNNNNNNNNNNNNNNNNNNNNNNNNNNNNNNNNNNNNNNNNNNNNNNNNNNNNNNNNNNNNNNNNNNNNNNNNNNNNNNNNNNNNNNNNNNNNNNNNNNNNNNNNNNNNNNNNNNNNNNNNNNNNNNNNNNNNNNNNNNNNNNNNNNNNNNNNNNNNNNNNNNNNNNNNNNNNNNNNNNNNNNNNNNNNNNNNNNNNNNNNNNNNNNNNNNNNNNNNNNNNNNNNNNNNNNNNNNNNNNNNNNNNNNNNNNNNNNNNNNNNNNNNNNNNNNNNNNNNNNNNNNNNNNNNNNNNNNNNNNNNNNNNNNNNNNNNNNNNNNNNNNNNNNNNNNNNNNNNNNNNNNNNNNNNNNNNNNNNNNNNNNNNNNNNNNNNNNNNNNNNNNNNNNNNNNNNNNNNNNNNNNNNNNNNNNNNNNNNNNNNNNNNNNNNNNNNNNNNNNNNNNNNNNNNNNNNNNNNNNNNNNNNNNNNNNNNNNNNNNNNNNNNNNNNNNNNNNNNNNNNNNNNNNNNNNNNNNNNNNNNNNNNNNNNNNNNNNNNNNNNNNNNNNNNNNNNNNNNNNNNNNNNNNNNNNNNNNNNNNNNNNNNNNNNNNNNNNNNNNNNNNNNNNNNNNNNNNNNNNNNNNNNNNNNNNNNNNNNNNNNNNNNNNNNNNNNNNNNNNNNNNNNNNNNNNNNNNNNNNNNNNNNNNNNNNNNNNNNNNNNNNNNNNNNNNNNNNNNNNNNNNNNNNNNNNNNNNNNNNNNNNNNNNNNNNNNNNNNNNNNNNNNNNNNNNNNNNNNNNNNNNNNNNNNNNNNNNNNNNNNNNNNNNNNNNNNNNNNNNNNNNNNNNNNNNNNNNNNNNNNNNNNNNNNNNNNNNNNNNNNNNNNNNNNNNNNNNNNNNNNNNNNNNNNNNNNNNNNNNNNNNNNNNNNNNNNNNNNNNNNNNNNNNNNNNNNNNNNNNNNNNNNNNNNNNNNNNNNNNNNNNNNNNNNNNNNNNNNNNNNNNNNNNNNNNNNNNNNNNNNNNNNNNNNNNNNNNNNNNNNNNNNNNNNNNNNNNNNNNNNNNNNNNNNNNNNNNNNNNNNNNNNNNNNNNNNNNNNNNNNNNNNNNNNNNNNNNNNNNNNNNNNNNNNNNNNNNNNNNNNNNNNNNNNNNNNNNNNNNNNNNNNNNNNNNNNNNNNNNNNNNNNNNNNNNNNNNNNNNNNNNNNNNNNNNNNNNNNNNNNNNNNNNNNNNNNNNNNNNNNNNNNNNNNNNNNNNNNNNNNNNNNNNNNNNNNNNNNNNNNNNNNNNNNNNNNNNNNNNNNNNNNNNNNNNNNNNNNNNNNNNNNNNNNNNNNNNNNNNNNNNNNNNNNNNNNNNNNNNNNNNNNNNNNNNNNNNNNNNNNNNNNNNNNNNNNNNNNNNNNNNNNNNNNNNNNNNNNNNNNNNNNNNNNNNNNNNNNNNNNNNNNNNNNNNNNNNNNNNNNNNNNNNNNNNNNNNNNNNNNNNNNNNNNNNNNNNNNNNNNNNNNNNNNNNNNNNNNNNNNNNNNNNNNNNNNNNNNNNNNNNNNNNNNNNNNNNNNNNNNNNNNNNNNNNNNNNNNNNNNNNNNNNNNNNNNNNNNNNNNNNNNNNNNNNNNNNNNNNNNNNNNNNNNNNNNNNNNNNNNNNNNNNNNNNNNNNNNNNNNNNNNNNNNNNNNNNNNNNNNNNNNNNNNNNNNNNNNNNNNNNNNNNNNNNNNNNNNNNNNNNNNNNNNNNNNNNNNNNNNNNNNNNNNNNNNNNNNNNNNNNNNNNNNNNNNNNNNNNNNNNNNNNNNNNNNNNNNNNNNNNNNNNNNNNNNNNNNNNNNNNNNNNNNNNNNNNNNNNNNNNNNNNNNNNNNNNNNNNNNNNNNNNNNNNNNNNNNNNNNNNNNNNNNNNNNNNNNNNNNNNNNNNNNNNNNNNNNNNNNNNNNNNNNNNNNNNNNNNNNNNNNNNNNNNNNNNNNNNNNNNNNNNNNNNNNNNNNNNNNNNNNNNNNNNNNNNNNNNNNNNNNNNNNNNNNNNNNNNNNNNNNNNNNNNNNNNNNNNNNNNNNNNNNNNNNNNNNNNNNNNNNNNNNNNNNNNNNNNNNNNNNNNNNNNNNNNNNNNNNNNNNNNNNNNNNNNNNNNNNNNNNNNNNNNNNNNNNNNNNNNNNNNNNNNNNNNNNNNNNNNNNNNNNNNNNNNNNNNNNNNNNNNNNNNNNNNNNNNNNNNNNNNNNNNNNNNNNNNNNNNNNNNNNNNNNNNNNNNNNNNNNNNNNNNNNNNNNNNNNNNNNNNNNNNNNNNNNNNNNNNNNNNNNNNNNNNNNNNNNNNNNNNNNNNNNNNNNNNNNNNNNNNNNNNNNNNNNNNNNNNNNNNNNNNNNNNNNNNNNNNNNNNNNNNNNNNNNNNNNNNNNNNNNNNNNNNNNNNNNNNNNNNNNNNNNNNNNNNNNNNNNNNNNNNNNNNNNNNNNNNNNNNNNNNNNNNNNNNNNNNNNNNNNNNNNNNNNNNNNNNNNNNNNNNNNNNNNNNNNNNNNNNNNNNNNNNNNNNNNNNNNNNNNNNNNNNNNNNNNNNNNNNNNNNNNNNNNNNNNNNNNNNNNNNNNNNNNNNNNNNNNNNNNNNNNNNNNNNNNNNNNNNNNNNNNNNNNNNNNNNNNNNNNNNNNNNNNNNNNNNNNNNNNNNNNNNNNNNNNNNNNNNNNNNNNNNNNNNNNNNNNNNNNNNNNNNNNNNNNNNNNNNNNNNNNNNNNNNNNNNNNNNNNNNNNNNNNNNNNNNNNNNNNNNNNNNNNNNNNNNNNNNNNNNNNNNNNNNNNNNNNNNNNNNNNNNNNNNNNNNNNNNNNNNNNNNNNNNNNNNNNNNNNNNNNNNNNNNNNNNNNNNNNNNNNNNNNNNNNNNNNNNNNNNNNNNNNNNNNNNNNNNNNNNNNNNNNNNNNNNNNNNNNNNNNNNNNNNNNNNNNNNNNNNNNNNNNNNNNNNNNNNNNNNNNNNNNNNNNNNNNNNNNNNNNNNNNNNNNNNNNNNNNNNNNNNNNNNNNNNNNNNNNNNNNNNNNNNNNNNNNNNNNNNNNNNNNNNNNNNNNNNNNNNNNNNNNNNNNNNNNNNNNNNNNNNNNNNNNNNNNNNNNNNNNNNNNNNNNNNNNNNNNNNNNNNNNNNNNNNNNNNNNNNNNNNNNNNNNNNNNNNNNNNNNNNNNNNNNNNNNNNNNNNNNNNNNNNNNNNNNNNNNNNNNNNNNNNNNNNNNNNNNNNNNNNNNNNNNNNNNNNNNNNNNNNNNNNNNNNNNNNNNNNNNNNNNNNNNNNNNNNNNNNNNNNNNNNNNNNNNNNNNNNNNNNNNNNNNNNNNNNNNNNNNNNNNNNNNNNNNNNNNNNNNNNNNNNNNNNNNNNNNNNNNNNNNNNNNNNNNNNNNNNNNNNNNNNNNNNNNNNNNNNNNNNNNNNNNNNNNNNNNNNNNNNNNNNNNNNNNNNNNNNNNNNNNNNNNNNNNNNNNNNNNNNNNNNNNNNNNNNNNNNNNNNNNNNNNNNNNNNNNNNNNNNNNNNNNNNNNNNNNNNNNNNNNNNNNNNNNNNNNNNNNNNNNNNNNNNNNNNACTTGGGACAAAATGTTGTTCAAGTTAGTTGAGTCTTGGCTAAGATAACATCTCGGGTTAATGTTCCGTTGGCTCCTTGGAGTTTTCCTTGGCGTGCACCCCAAATGCAATGCagctacaaaaaaataatcaagaCTTGCTCACTGATCTGAGCAAATAATCCTCAAGAACTCAGAATAAACAGAGATTGTATTTTATACCTTCTATACAAGGCTGAAGATATTCCCCAGTTTCGGTGGTCTCATCAAGCCGTATGATGGTGTTGATGGCTTCGTTTGTACGGTCTAAAAGGGTCTTCAGGTCCATATACTCAGCCTAACATAAAAGCCACTACAACTATATCAAAAAGATTCTCCAAATGGAACACATTAATTTAAGTACAAATCTAAAATTCTCTCTATCAATTCCATAAATAGTGACATTAAATCTCACTGTTCAAAGAGGGCAATAAAAAGCAATACATAAAAACTGAGAAACAAtctttctttaaacaaatatagaaattaaaatgtaagaagaagaaacctcaGAATTGGCTTTGGAATACATGATTTCTTCAGCTCTCAAGACAACCACAGGGAGCTTCTCTTGCCATTCTGTGTTCTTCTTGGTGGATTGACTGTGAATCTCACAAACAatcctatatataaaaaaaagaattcaaagaaGAACTGAgctgaagaaacaaacaacacaaagaaagaCATGCACACACCTATACATACACAGATAGAGATACAAAGTGAGTGAGTAAGAGAAGATGACCTGAAAATCTCTTGGATGAGCAAACCCCTCATGGGTTGGTGTCTGTCACTATGCCAAGCTCTTCTGATACAGTCGTACGGTCTTGGCCCTGGTCTCGGCATCTTTCTACCACTTTCTTTTTctatgagtgagagagagagaaaaagagacaaagtGAGATTGTTTTTGTCTTCCCCTCTCCTCAGTTTTTCACTTCTCTCAATAATTTGAGTGTGGGGGAGGAAGGAGATAGTCCTGTCAATTGGTCCGGTCCGGTTCGGTTTAGGGTTGCAGTTCAATAATTTACTAAATATATAACTATAGCATTCACCAAATTATCTACTCTCTGTATGTAactgtttgattgattttttggACTGTGACTGGTCAAATTTAAATAGGACAACTTGCGTCTAACTTGACAAATGTGAAAGGATTGATCTGCCTTTCACATTTTAGTAGTCTCATCtctaatgaaaagaaaaaaagccgACGAATTACTTAATGCATATAGTTTCGTTttacaaatcagaaaaaaaagcaaatcgTTTGGTTGAAGTAAATAAAGGAAAATCTTCAGTATTGCTTTCGTACCACTTCTAAGCCATAATTTTCTCTGACATTGAAACATTCACGATGACGACAAAACTAATAGTTTTATATACGAACTAGGATTTGATCCGCAATACGCAAGACTAAATTATaacttattatattttaaataataatttttaatttattaagttttcgaatttttaattaatttagaattttatttagaattttttttcttcttcttacgttttataaaatttataacctaattacattaaatttgttattagataaaatataaaattttagatgtgTTTTATTCTCTAAAATTAAACAGAGTATATGCTTAtatagtatgttagtgtatatttttatgtgtatatatatattttttggaatattaagaatgtattatagtatgtgtaatattttgtagtttatatacttaataatctataagttaattttcaaaactatgattaaaaatctataataaatgagataaactaatagttttagtgttggttttatagtccaaacccgccatgctagaCGGGCcagcaacatgttcaaagatttttaatccgcaaaaactcatcatacgaatcccgtgaaagtaaaaattagttttaaatacgtaataaaaaatattactttgatTAGGAATCACGCATTATTACTTTGATTAGGGAGaactttttttcaaatttagggaatgttatatttatttaattaattatcaaattattatttaatgtaAATAGTAGTAGttccaatttttttggaaagttgcAATTACAGGAGactttatcataatttaataaatagttaattataaattaaaaaaaatgtcaatgatATGATTGTAAATAGGTTCCAATTCTAggatttatttgttatatatagatttacacaaataaaataaaataaaataaaaatattgtttctgccaacaaataaaatagagtAAGAAGGTCTGAAAACAATAAGATTTGAAGACCCATcctaacttaaaaaaaactcagaatGAAAACCACCTAAGTGTATGTGCCTCGTCGTTAGTGTAAGGCCCAAAAAAGTCAGATTTCAAGGCCCAACTCTTATGCATGTCGGCCACGTGGACCACCGTACAGAGAAACTCGTAATCCAACCAAAGCTGTTGCCTTCCGAGACAAAAACGTTTCCTAAAACGGATAGGATTACGAAAATTCACGCAGCCACGTGATGATGTCATTTTGAAGCTATCTTATCCAACGGTTTTAATCTCTCCACGTGTATAAACTAAGGACCTCTCCCATAGATCGAATTGTTATTGAATCCTTTAATGTTAACTTTAACACTAATCAACGAATATATTCGTATTTACACAATCAGACATTATATGTGTGGGCTATGCTCTCTAGTTGATTCATTTATTACAAACTGATGAAAAGTACAAgaaatgaaaaccaaaagagaattCAACTCATACTActctttttggataaaatagtaCCACGAGTGATCATGTTATTAGGCGAATTAGTGTGGccaaacaaaatttaagaacgttatgtatattattaaatGACACAAagactacaaaaatatatttttctatataaagatGTAAATTTCCAAATATGAAACGCCATTGAATTGAatgaatatattctataattagTACTCgaaattttaaatactataattttgcCTAATGTAAAGATGCTACAAGTTGCACCAAATCccactctctctcactctagaaaccaaaaaaaatgatactctctctctaaaacaaaaattagccAAAAGCAGTCACTgagttcttttgttttcctaatcAGAGATGCTATCTCCGACGTTGTTTCCTCTCTTCTGcgctttgtttctttgtcttccgGTGGCTGTCATCTTCACAATTCAGCGAGAACTCACCGGCTTTGTTTCGCCGGAGTTTGGTTTCCGCTCTCTCTCCGTCTTCTCTCTCTACTCCCGAAATGTCCCCGactctgcttcttctcctcctccggtGGTTCTGTTTCGACAGCCGCTTCCTAAAGACGACGAGCCACTTCTACGGCTAGCTTCTCGGGTTAACCCGAATCTGCCTCCCGGTTCGACCCGGAAATTGGCTTTCATGTACTTAACGACGTCGCCTCTTCCGTTCGCGCCACTCTGGGAGATGTACTTCAGTGGAAGCTCCAAAGATCTTTACAATGTCTACGTTCACGCGGATCCGACCCGAGAATACGACCCGCCTCTCTCCGGCGTGTTCAAGAACCGGGTCATTCACTCTAAACCCTCGAGTAGACTCACACCGTCTCTAGCAGCGGCGGCGCGTCGGTTAATAGCACACGCGCTTCTCGACGATCCGTTGAACTACATGTTTGCCCTAATCTCGCCTTCGTGCGTACCGATTCGGTCCTTTGACTTCACTTACAAGACACTGGTCTCTTCTCGTAAGAGCTTCATCGAGATACTCAAAGACGAGCCGTGGAAGTTCGATAGATGGGCTGCGCGTGGGGACGAGGCCATGCTTCCGGAAGTGACGCTCGAGGAGTTCCGCATCGGGTCTCAGTTCTGGGTTCTGAAACGGAGACACGCGCGTGTGGTGGCGCGTGATCGGCGTATATGGGCTAAGTTTAACCAGACGTGCGTGCGGGAAGACACGTGCTATCCTGAAGAAAATTACTTTCCTACCCTTCTTAATATGCGGGATCCACGTGGATGTGTGCCCGCAACGCTGACTCACGTGGATTGGACAGTGAACGTCGATGGTCACCCGCGGATGTACGAGGCCGAGGAGGTCGTGCCTGAGCTGATTGAGCGGCTTAGAAAGACTCGACCGAGATACGGTGAGGACGGAATCAACGGTTCAGAATGGTCTGCGGTTGAGCGGATGGATCCGTTTCTGTTCGCTAGGAAGTTTTCTCCGGATGCTCTCGAGCCGTTGTTTGGTATGGCT
It encodes the following:
- the LOC104721601 gene encoding uncharacterized protein LOC104721601 isoform X1 codes for the protein MPRPGPRPYDCIRRAWHSDRHQPMRGLLIQEIFRIVCEIHSQSTKKNTEWQEKLPVVVLRAEEIMYSKANSEAEYMDLKTLLDRTNEAINTIIRLDETTETGEYLQPCIEAALHLGCTPRKTPRSQRNINPRCYLSQDSTNLNNILSQVFMKPNQFVPKNLVAVAQEKRVEKCHVSKYSAYPLCYTFRQIPDSCKSKNSRPASVKDATSGITFGGCECDLSLRLGPSKPTQKRSKISNNNS
- the LOC104721602 gene encoding uncharacterized protein LOC104721602, translating into MLSPTLFPLFCALFLCLPVAVIFTIQRELTGFVSPEFGFRSLSVFSLYSRNVPDSASSPPPVVLFRQPLPKDDEPLLRLASRVNPNLPPGSTRKLAFMYLTTSPLPFAPLWEMYFSGSSKDLYNVYVHADPTREYDPPLSGVFKNRVIHSKPSSRLTPSLAAAARRLIAHALLDDPLNYMFALISPSCVPIRSFDFTYKTLVSSRKSFIEILKDEPWKFDRWAARGDEAMLPEVTLEEFRIGSQFWVLKRRHARVVARDRRIWAKFNQTCVREDTCYPEENYFPTLLNMRDPRGCVPATLTHVDWTVNVDGHPRMYEAEEVVPELIERLRKTRPRYGEDGINGSEWSAVERMDPFLFARKFSPDALEPLFGMARTVLFNDSAGGV